A single Blastopirellula retiformator DNA region contains:
- a CDS encoding SGNH/GDSL hydrolase family protein, whose protein sequence is MKIFLRSLLIVALLANVALAQAPANNEPTNAEEAAAKKAREAAEIDAQYQAWIATLTPQQQAWEKTLQAELGGFYLPIHKKEKVKGRSNAWDFVADDPKLPRILLIGDSVSRAYTGTVRKQLDGIANVHRAPANCGPTATGLKKLDVWLDDGKWDVIHFNFGIHDRNTPLDDYKQRLTQLVERMKKTGAMVVWASTTPIPDVEAKKFTAQSIIDRNNVAAEVMKEQGVVTDDLYSAILPRLDELQLPEDVHFRGEGNTFLGKQVAIFLQENLPQVYKLSKRASELDPAAAEHPEIGFVFADAKGKPQDLQHAIVDTRKPQKGQLVIWLMAHNGTLFDRLASYGLHAIQPHYANRWFGMIDAKQRDDGESLGKIRLEAATGEDFSPVVDIPKADGMKTRALHFVKYLAKENPAGNWKQFLNDDQTDLRWDKVIMAGASHGSTTSARFAKHQKVARVVMLCGPRDQLDSWQGLPSATPQNRYFGFSHVLDGGWTGDHYCRSWIMLGLAKFGPVVNVDQVPYPYESSRRLITDADVKKDARRAHSSVVPGGSAVKDADGKFIHEEVWRYLFTYPVDDVGEAVEPESDCMLDLRK, encoded by the coding sequence ATGAAGATATTCCTCCGCTCGCTGCTGATCGTTGCGCTCTTGGCAAACGTCGCCCTAGCCCAAGCTCCTGCCAACAACGAACCGACCAACGCCGAAGAAGCGGCCGCCAAAAAGGCGAGAGAAGCCGCCGAGATCGACGCCCAGTACCAGGCCTGGATTGCGACGCTCACGCCGCAGCAGCAAGCTTGGGAAAAAACGCTGCAGGCCGAGCTGGGCGGTTTTTATCTGCCGATCCACAAGAAAGAAAAAGTCAAAGGCCGCTCTAACGCCTGGGACTTTGTCGCCGACGATCCTAAGCTGCCGCGGATCTTGCTGATTGGCGATTCGGTCTCGCGAGCCTACACGGGGACCGTACGGAAACAGCTGGACGGCATCGCCAATGTTCATCGCGCGCCTGCCAACTGTGGGCCGACGGCGACCGGGCTGAAGAAGCTGGACGTATGGCTGGACGACGGCAAGTGGGACGTGATTCATTTCAACTTTGGCATCCACGATCGCAACACGCCGCTGGATGATTACAAACAACGTCTGACCCAACTGGTCGAGCGGATGAAGAAGACCGGCGCGATGGTCGTTTGGGCCAGCACGACGCCGATCCCGGATGTCGAAGCGAAGAAGTTCACCGCCCAGTCGATCATCGATCGCAACAACGTCGCCGCCGAAGTGATGAAAGAACAGGGCGTAGTCACCGACGATCTTTACTCCGCGATCCTGCCCCGTTTAGACGAACTGCAACTGCCGGAGGACGTCCACTTCCGGGGCGAAGGGAATACATTTCTCGGTAAGCAGGTGGCGATCTTCCTCCAAGAAAACCTGCCGCAGGTCTACAAGCTGTCGAAGCGAGCCAGCGAGCTTGATCCGGCCGCCGCCGAACATCCTGAGATCGGCTTTGTCTTCGCCGACGCCAAAGGCAAGCCGCAAGACTTACAGCACGCGATCGTCGACACCCGCAAGCCGCAAAAGGGGCAACTGGTGATCTGGCTGATGGCCCACAACGGCACGTTGTTCGATCGACTCGCCAGCTACGGGCTGCATGCGATTCAGCCCCATTACGCCAACCGATGGTTCGGCATGATCGACGCCAAGCAGCGAGACGATGGCGAAAGCCTGGGCAAGATTCGCCTGGAAGCGGCGACCGGCGAAGACTTCAGCCCCGTAGTCGACATCCCGAAAGCGGACGGGATGAAGACCCGCGCTCTCCACTTCGTGAAGTACCTGGCGAAAGAAAACCCGGCCGGCAACTGGAAGCAGTTCCTCAACGACGATCAAACCGATCTGCGGTGGGACAAAGTGATCATGGCTGGCGCCTCACACGGCTCGACCACTTCGGCCCGGTTCGCCAAGCATCAAAAGGTGGCCCGCGTCGTGATGCTGTGCGGCCCGCGTGATCAACTGGACTCGTGGCAAGGTCTGCCGTCGGCGACGCCACAGAATCGCTACTTCGGCTTCAGCCACGTCTTGGACGGCGGCTGGACCGGCGATCACTACTGCCGTTCGTGGATCATGCTCGGCTTGGCCAAGTTCGGTCCGGTCGTCAACGTCGACCAGGTACCCTATCCGTACGAGTCGTCACGCCGTTTGATCACCGACGCCGACGTGAAAAAGGATGCCCGCCGCGCCCACAGCAGCGTCGTCCCCGGCGGCTCGGCGGTCAAAGACGCTGACGGGAAGTTCATTCACGAAGAGGTTTGGCGATACCTGTTCACCTACCCGGTCGATGACGTCGGCGAGGCGGTTGAACCGGAGTCGGACTGCATGCTCGATCTGCGGAAGTAG
- a CDS encoding CHAT domain-containing protein — protein sequence MSVYFNGIQSDDEARQRFAEAEQFLALYQQRDRDQDSHQADLELGLVIQYAMKRSRWEQLIQALGMRATLMRTRYERLHSWDDKREAEDALKFAIDISQKHGFDHYVALAKNSLGLLWLVHLKITMDDVERSAAIEGLHDAITFWESAPAGIAPAKNRYNIALAYSHLYDFALTEVEFVGDQADAAFADAQAGWPINHPSWPPYSINMAQARHNMRRWEREGKSARLEDAKNYALMAIKQMAEAGNFGGYVDAKRLAARIYALRDDFGEAADQLLELSELLAQTLLQCRSIEERLYQLRAFAPARSERASYLAQLGRLDEAVREVDRGKSVRLTEQLLLRQAVEKKLNQSWGEYKRRLGLLDSLPDVASMHFDEALPGLKKIAGARASIIEDNWQVREHLEELRRFVPGQDLQVPMKLAILHISEGAFGLEAYLVQAGRIDHITLFDVVSKTDVDRIVYAADREVMGWQEMLSGCHKTAVDEARGDEEAMAARQDDPADARHRCNEVLAAIAEKNAEKATGYYNSYHLLYSRLNYLLPASAELADLARVAATTQFDACLDRTAQFVKSKLFSPVLPKLSHTIDHLLISGTSDLSLLPLHLGCPERLAVGQIPSIEAWMNLRRKSVCPREHRSAAIFAPASDLPMSIIEAYLVWRRLAGDERNVSLYLGDQATFETFSEIIEHVETLHFAGHATFAWKFLDFTKLVLHDRPISMRQLQRHLGEKFPPFVFLSACESGLVDGVSFGNEMVGLPSALLEMGASAVVSSAWPVYDLATAFYCGEFYSHVFEPGVSVSQAVRKSSRTLSELTREQLLCRLATIPITDEGRVVLKRLCPDVSAPSDDTLPPGLDRQKLTEQVINAAWVLALSEEERPLTTRRYSEAFSVYGAGE from the coding sequence GTGTCGGTCTACTTCAACGGAATTCAATCCGACGACGAAGCGCGACAAAGGTTCGCTGAAGCGGAGCAATTTCTGGCCCTCTACCAACAACGGGACCGCGATCAGGATTCGCACCAAGCCGACCTAGAATTGGGGCTGGTAATCCAGTACGCAATGAAGCGAAGTCGCTGGGAACAGTTGATCCAGGCGCTAGGAATGCGGGCCACGTTGATGCGAACGCGTTACGAACGACTCCATAGCTGGGATGACAAGCGGGAGGCGGAAGACGCCCTGAAGTTTGCAATTGACATTTCACAGAAGCATGGGTTCGACCACTATGTCGCACTAGCGAAGAATTCTCTGGGGTTGTTATGGCTGGTGCATTTGAAAATAACGATGGACGATGTGGAACGAAGTGCAGCTATTGAAGGGCTTCACGACGCGATTACGTTTTGGGAAAGCGCTCCAGCCGGTATTGCGCCTGCGAAAAACCGATACAACATTGCGCTGGCCTATTCCCATTTGTATGACTTTGCGTTGACGGAAGTCGAGTTTGTCGGCGACCAGGCGGATGCCGCATTCGCGGACGCCCAGGCAGGCTGGCCGATTAATCATCCTTCATGGCCACCCTATAGCATCAACATGGCGCAAGCTCGTCACAATATGCGACGTTGGGAGAGAGAGGGGAAAAGTGCACGTCTCGAAGATGCGAAAAACTACGCATTGATGGCGATCAAGCAAATGGCGGAAGCGGGCAACTTTGGTGGGTACGTTGATGCGAAGCGGTTGGCTGCGAGGATATATGCGCTGCGAGACGACTTTGGCGAGGCCGCGGACCAACTTCTGGAATTGAGCGAACTCCTTGCTCAAACGCTGCTTCAATGTCGTTCTATTGAGGAACGTCTCTATCAGTTGCGAGCGTTCGCTCCTGCCCGATCCGAGAGAGCAAGTTACTTGGCCCAACTCGGACGCCTTGACGAGGCGGTGCGTGAGGTCGACCGAGGAAAGTCGGTCCGACTAACCGAGCAATTATTGTTGCGACAGGCGGTCGAAAAAAAACTCAATCAAAGTTGGGGAGAGTACAAGCGACGTCTCGGTCTCTTGGATTCGCTTCCCGACGTCGCTTCCATGCACTTTGACGAGGCCTTACCTGGATTGAAGAAAATTGCGGGCGCACGCGCCTCCATAATTGAAGACAATTGGCAAGTTCGCGAGCACCTGGAAGAACTGCGACGTTTCGTTCCCGGCCAGGATTTACAAGTCCCCATGAAACTTGCCATACTTCACATTTCCGAGGGAGCGTTCGGACTGGAAGCTTATCTGGTGCAGGCAGGTAGGATAGATCATATTACGCTCTTTGACGTCGTATCAAAAACTGACGTTGATCGGATCGTCTATGCGGCAGATCGCGAGGTCATGGGTTGGCAAGAAATGCTGTCTGGGTGTCACAAGACGGCAGTTGACGAAGCTCGCGGGGACGAAGAGGCAATGGCGGCGAGACAAGACGATCCGGCCGATGCGAGACATCGCTGCAATGAAGTTCTCGCGGCGATCGCCGAAAAGAATGCCGAAAAAGCTACGGGATATTACAACTCGTATCACTTGTTATATTCGCGGCTGAATTATCTCTTGCCGGCCTCGGCCGAACTGGCAGACCTCGCACGAGTGGCGGCGACGACTCAGTTCGACGCGTGCCTCGACAGGACAGCCCAATTTGTGAAGAGCAAGCTGTTTTCTCCTGTCTTGCCAAAGCTCTCGCACACGATAGATCATCTTCTCATCTCCGGTACAAGCGATTTATCTTTGTTGCCGCTTCACCTTGGTTGTCCAGAGCGATTGGCGGTAGGACAGATACCGTCGATTGAGGCCTGGATGAACCTGCGACGGAAATCGGTCTGCCCCAGGGAACACAGGAGTGCGGCGATATTTGCGCCGGCGAGCGACTTGCCAATGTCGATCATTGAGGCCTACCTGGTCTGGCGCCGTTTGGCCGGGGATGAAAGGAATGTTTCGTTATATCTAGGCGATCAAGCGACGTTTGAGACGTTTTCGGAGATCATTGAACATGTCGAAACTTTGCATTTTGCAGGTCACGCAACGTTCGCTTGGAAATTCCTCGACTTTACGAAACTAGTATTGCATGACCGACCCATTTCGATGCGTCAGCTCCAACGGCATCTTGGCGAGAAGTTTCCTCCGTTCGTCTTCTTGAGTGCTTGTGAAAGCGGATTGGTCGACGGCGTATCCTTTGGCAACGAGATGGTTGGTCTTCCTTCTGCCTTGTTAGAAATGGGAGCGTCGGCAGTCGTCAGTTCCGCTTGGCCGGTCTACGATCTTGCAACGGCGTTTTATTGCGGTGAGTTCTATTCGCACGTTTTCGAGCCAGGCGTTTCCGTTAGTCAGGCAGTGCGAAAGAGCTCGCGTACGCTTAGCGAATTGACGCGCGAGCAATTACTATGTCGTTTAGCGACGATACCCATTACTGACGAGGGACGCGTTGTATTAAAACGGCTTTGCCCAGACGTTTCCGCGCCAAGTGACGACACGCTTCCGCCGGGGCTTGATCGGCAGAAGCTGACCGAACAAGTGATCAACGCGGCTTGGGTTCTCGCACTTTCGGAGGAGGAACGTCCATTGACGACTCGTCGTTACAGCGAAGCATTCAGCGTCTATGGCGCTGGCGAATAG
- a CDS encoding sulfite exporter TauE/SafE family protein, translating into MSPVALLFGAIVGLSLGLTGGGGAIFAVPLLVYGMGVSMYEAVGISLAAVGATSLIGFFARLRHGDVEVRTGLLFAVAGMIGAPLGTLIAGRMSETLLLSLFALLMLVVAVRLWQKAAAKPITCESDADEAPATCRRNADGQLLLTSRCAMMLSAVGLITGILSGMFGVGGGFVIVPALIFFTSMPIHKAVGASLMVIAIVSVSGVTSHLLLGRSIEPVLTLLFIAGGVGGLFAGQTIGKRLSATVLQKGFAVVIVAVAMFVIAKTLWG; encoded by the coding sequence ATGTCACCCGTCGCACTGCTGTTTGGCGCGATTGTCGGTCTGTCGCTCGGACTGACCGGCGGCGGTGGAGCGATCTTCGCCGTGCCGCTGTTGGTTTACGGCATGGGAGTTTCGATGTACGAGGCGGTCGGCATCTCGCTGGCCGCCGTCGGAGCGACCTCGCTGATCGGGTTCTTCGCTCGCTTGCGACATGGCGATGTTGAAGTTCGGACCGGGCTGCTGTTCGCCGTCGCCGGCATGATTGGCGCCCCACTCGGCACGCTGATTGCGGGGCGGATGAGCGAGACGCTCTTGCTATCGCTATTCGCCCTGCTGATGCTGGTCGTCGCGGTTCGCCTATGGCAAAAGGCGGCGGCCAAGCCGATCACTTGCGAGTCAGACGCGGACGAGGCGCCGGCAACGTGTCGCCGCAATGCCGACGGTCAACTGCTGCTGACCTCACGTTGCGCGATGATGCTGTCGGCGGTTGGTTTGATCACCGGCATCCTGAGCGGCATGTTTGGCGTGGGGGGCGGATTTGTGATCGTGCCGGCGCTCATCTTCTTCACCAGCATGCCGATCCACAAAGCGGTGGGGGCCTCGCTGATGGTGATCGCCATTGTCAGCGTCAGCGGCGTGACGTCGCATCTGTTGCTCGGCCGCTCGATCGAACCGGTCCTGACGCTACTGTTCATCGCCGGCGGCGTCGGCGGCCTGTTCGCCGGCCAAACGATCGGTAAACGATTGTCAGCCACCGTGCTGCAAAAAGGTTTTGCCGTGGTGATTGTGGCGGTGGCGATGTTTGTGATCGCGAAGACGCTTTGGGGGTGA
- a CDS encoding MBL fold metallo-hydrolase, which yields MLLKYFYDTALAHASYMVGCQKSGEAIVIDPGRNVQPYLDAAKANGLKIVGAAETHIHADFVSGSRELADRVGATLYLSDEGPADWKYQYADKVDAKLLKDGDAFYVGKVKLQTLHTPGHTPEHISFVLTDQGGGASEPMGIFTGDFVFVGSIGRPDLLETAAGVVGSAEQGARQLFQSVERFRNLPDYLQVWPAHGAGSACGKGLGAIPSSTVGYEKKFNPALQYDDEQAFVDYILADQPETPFYFAVMKRVNREGPEILSDLQTVAAMDPAGLASIAEDRLVIDVTPSSLFSEAHVPGTINIPTKMLSQWAGFFVNYEEPIYLIVDDETLPTCLTSLRSIGIDRISGYFDAAAVRDAGLRTESYPSGKPAELQAAIEEKQVTLLDVRSEAEFLQGHIPGAQHQFLGRLLRNMDQLDPLQSYVVQCKSGARSSIAASLLQRSGLDVTNMSGGIQAYSAAQLPLETAWSGAGI from the coding sequence ATGTTACTCAAATACTTTTACGACACGGCGCTTGCTCATGCGTCCTACATGGTTGGTTGCCAGAAGTCGGGCGAAGCGATCGTGATTGACCCTGGCCGCAACGTGCAGCCTTACCTCGACGCGGCGAAGGCGAACGGGCTGAAGATCGTTGGCGCCGCCGAAACGCACATCCACGCCGACTTCGTCTCCGGCTCGCGCGAGCTAGCCGATCGTGTCGGCGCGACGCTTTACCTGTCGGACGAAGGTCCGGCCGATTGGAAGTATCAATACGCCGACAAGGTTGACGCCAAGCTGCTGAAAGATGGCGACGCGTTCTATGTCGGCAAGGTGAAGCTGCAGACGCTGCATACGCCAGGACATACGCCGGAGCACATCTCGTTTGTGCTGACCGACCAGGGGGGCGGCGCGTCCGAACCGATGGGAATCTTCACCGGCGACTTTGTGTTTGTCGGTTCGATCGGCCGGCCTGACCTGCTGGAAACGGCGGCCGGCGTGGTCGGCAGCGCCGAACAAGGCGCCCGGCAGTTGTTCCAGTCGGTCGAGCGCTTCCGCAATTTGCCTGATTACTTGCAGGTGTGGCCCGCCCACGGCGCCGGCAGCGCGTGCGGCAAAGGGTTGGGAGCGATTCCGTCGAGCACCGTCGGCTACGAGAAGAAATTCAACCCCGCGCTGCAGTACGACGACGAGCAAGCGTTTGTCGACTATATCTTGGCCGATCAGCCGGAGACCCCGTTCTACTTCGCCGTGATGAAGCGGGTAAATAGGGAAGGCCCCGAAATCTTGTCCGACCTGCAAACGGTCGCGGCGATGGATCCGGCTGGTCTGGCCTCGATCGCGGAGGATCGCCTGGTGATCGATGTGACGCCGTCGAGCCTGTTCAGCGAAGCGCATGTCCCCGGCACGATCAACATTCCGACCAAAATGTTGTCGCAGTGGGCCGGCTTCTTCGTCAACTACGAAGAGCCGATCTATCTGATCGTGGATGACGAGACGCTGCCGACCTGTTTGACGTCGCTCCGCTCGATCGGCATCGATCGGATCAGCGGCTATTTTGACGCTGCGGCGGTTCGCGACGCCGGACTGCGTACCGAGTCGTACCCCAGCGGTAAGCCGGCAGAACTGCAAGCGGCGATCGAGGAAAAACAGGTGACGCTGCTCGACGTGCGGTCGGAAGCGGAGTTCCTGCAAGGTCACATCCCCGGCGCCCAGCATCAGTTTCTGGGACGACTGTTGCGAAATATGGATCAACTCGATCCGTTGCAGTCGTACGTGGTGCAGTGCAAGAGCGGCGCTCGCTCGTCGATCGCCGCCAGTTTGCTGCAGCGAAGCGGATTGGACGTCACCAACATGAGCGGCGGAATCCAGGCCTACAGCGCCGCTCAGTTGCCCTTGGAAACGGCCTGGTCTGGCGCCGGCATTTAG
- a CDS encoding ArsR/SmtB family transcription factor: MPTPKLKLTTLDALGQAAECLRILAHPHRLRMVQMLLQGDYTVGELAEACEIPSPMASEHLRLMQRCGFLNSQKDGRKVYYSVAEPHLQDILHCIESRFGVEAAT; the protein is encoded by the coding sequence ATGCCTACGCCAAAACTAAAACTGACGACCTTAGACGCCTTGGGGCAAGCCGCCGAATGCTTGCGGATCTTGGCGCATCCCCATCGCCTGCGCATGGTGCAGATGTTGCTGCAGGGGGATTACACCGTCGGTGAACTGGCCGAGGCGTGTGAGATTCCGAGCCCGATGGCGTCGGAGCATTTGCGCCTGATGCAGCGGTGCGGATTCCTCAACAGTCAAAAGGATGGGCGGAAGGTGTACTACTCGGTCGCCGAACCCCACCTGCAAGACATCCTGCATTGCATCGAAAGTCGATTTGGAGTCGAGGCGGCGACGTAG
- a CDS encoding DJ-1/PfpI family protein gives MSVNTLEIIPPNRPITIGAILFPNMDQIDLTGPLSVLARLPNSSRQLLWKRIEPIHDHLGLGLLPDTTFDQAGAIDLLLVPGGPGQEELMEDEEVLLFLRKRAPKAKCIFSVCTGSIVCGAAGLLKGKTATTHWTALPLLKYFGAQPSKQRVVVDGKYVSAAGLTSGIDGALIVAALLRGEEVAQAIQLAIQYAPDPPFDCGEPDLAPPETLAIVTQQTAELTARREATAKRIAAKLGIEV, from the coding sequence ATGTCCGTCAACACGCTCGAAATCATCCCCCCAAACCGCCCGATCACCATCGGCGCCATCCTGTTCCCGAACATGGACCAGATCGATCTGACCGGCCCGCTGTCGGTCTTGGCCCGGCTTCCCAACAGTTCGCGACAACTGCTTTGGAAGCGAATCGAACCGATTCACGATCATCTGGGTTTGGGGCTGTTGCCTGATACGACGTTTGACCAAGCGGGGGCGATCGACCTGTTGCTGGTGCCTGGCGGACCGGGGCAAGAGGAACTGATGGAGGACGAGGAAGTCCTGTTGTTCCTCCGCAAGCGCGCACCGAAAGCCAAGTGCATCTTCTCGGTCTGCACCGGTTCGATCGTCTGCGGGGCTGCAGGCCTGTTGAAAGGGAAAACGGCGACGACCCACTGGACGGCGCTGCCGCTGCTGAAATACTTCGGCGCCCAACCTTCAAAACAGCGCGTCGTCGTCGACGGCAAATACGTCAGCGCTGCGGGACTCACCTCCGGAATCGACGGCGCCTTGATAGTGGCGGCGCTGCTGCGCGGCGAAGAAGTCGCCCAGGCTATTCAACTGGCGATTCAATATGCCCCCGATCCACCGTTTGATTGCGGCGAACCTGACTTAGCGCCCCCCGAAACGCTGGCCATCGTCACGCAGCAAACGGCGGAATTGACGGCGCGGCGCGAAGCGACGGCCAAGCGAATCGCAGCGAAGCTGGGAATTGAAGTCTGA
- a CDS encoding DUF1559 domain-containing protein — translation MYRSSARSGFTLVELLVVIAIIGVLIALLLPAVQQAREAARRTQCVSNMKNVALAMHNYHDTYQKLPYFGFGPKLFPGEPGDKLDTISWYGRVLPFLEQQPLYDTLNWNVRVNAGNNVAYRTTSLSVMSCPSETMTIGESNSTPTWCHQRASYAVCVGSTNYRQDNANNWDGTWTYQNGGSAFTVDGIHGLETVTDGTSSTLMVSEVPTNQNETGYQGTYGVTIFTSGAGFTGYLNPNTTAVVDGGRYCWQPEDYKRKIQCKYVLDYWWGATFPAMSMHPGGVNAAHFDGSVTFVPSTIDIWTWRAMCSTQGSEVISE, via the coding sequence ATGTACCGCTCCAGCGCCCGATCTGGATTTACGCTTGTCGAACTGTTGGTCGTCATCGCCATTATCGGCGTGTTGATCGCGTTGTTGCTTCCGGCCGTGCAACAAGCCCGCGAGGCGGCTCGGCGTACGCAATGCGTCAGCAACATGAAGAACGTCGCCCTGGCGATGCATAACTATCACGACACGTACCAAAAGCTTCCCTACTTCGGCTTTGGCCCAAAGTTGTTTCCTGGCGAGCCCGGCGACAAGCTCGACACGATCTCGTGGTATGGCCGCGTGTTGCCGTTCTTGGAACAACAGCCGCTCTACGACACGCTGAACTGGAATGTCCGGGTCAATGCCGGTAACAACGTCGCCTATCGTACGACGTCGCTGTCGGTGATGTCTTGTCCGTCCGAAACGATGACGATCGGCGAGTCGAACAGCACCCCGACATGGTGTCATCAACGGGCCAGTTACGCCGTCTGCGTCGGCAGCACCAACTACCGTCAGGACAACGCCAACAACTGGGACGGCACCTGGACCTATCAGAACGGGGGCTCCGCCTTTACGGTCGATGGCATTCATGGGCTAGAAACGGTCACCGACGGCACCAGTTCGACCTTGATGGTCAGCGAAGTGCCGACCAATCAGAACGAGACGGGCTACCAAGGGACCTACGGCGTCACGATCTTCACGTCGGGCGCCGGGTTTACCGGGTATCTAAATCCCAACACCACGGCGGTCGTCGATGGCGGGCGTTACTGCTGGCAGCCGGAAGACTACAAGCGCAAGATCCAGTGCAAGTATGTCCTCGACTACTGGTGGGGCGCTACCTTCCCGGCCATGAGCATGCACCCAGGAGGCGTCAACGCCGCCCACTTCGACGGCTCGGTGACGTTTGTTCCCAGCACGATCGATATCTGGACGTGGCGGGCCATGTGTTCGACGCAAGGAAGCGAAGTTATCTCGGAATAG
- the hisN gene encoding histidinol-phosphatase encodes MNTPQLFAERLELARSLAVEAGKGTLTYFQTDGLVVESKSDDSPVTIADRQAEELIRARVLEQFPDDSLLGEEYGAHKGTSPFRWIVDPVDGTKAFVSGVPLYGTMIGIEYEGRPAIGAIYIPGLDELVYAATGHGAWHVRAGGEPKPAKVNNDTPLADGLFVTSQASKFAARGAKEAYDQLEEAAWLTRTWADAYGYVLVATGRALVMVDPIMSVWDASAAQPILEEAGGIFTDWQGESTAHHQEGVGCAKSVHGEVLEILRKFPRQD; translated from the coding sequence ATGAACACGCCCCAACTGTTTGCTGAACGTCTAGAACTCGCTCGCTCGCTCGCCGTCGAAGCGGGTAAGGGAACGCTCACCTATTTTCAAACCGACGGCCTGGTCGTCGAAAGCAAGTCGGACGACTCCCCCGTCACGATCGCCGACCGTCAGGCGGAAGAGCTGATTCGGGCGCGGGTGCTGGAGCAATTTCCGGACGACAGTTTGCTGGGCGAAGAATATGGCGCCCACAAGGGGACAAGTCCCTTCCGCTGGATCGTCGATCCGGTCGACGGCACCAAGGCGTTCGTCTCTGGCGTTCCGCTGTATGGCACGATGATTGGCATCGAGTACGAAGGGCGCCCGGCGATCGGCGCGATCTATATCCCGGGGCTCGACGAGTTGGTCTACGCCGCGACCGGGCATGGCGCTTGGCATGTGCGCGCCGGCGGCGAGCCAAAGCCGGCGAAGGTAAACAACGACACCCCGCTGGCGGACGGTCTGTTTGTGACATCCCAGGCCAGCAAATTTGCCGCCCGGGGGGCCAAAGAGGCGTACGACCAGCTGGAAGAGGCCGCCTGGCTGACCCGGACCTGGGCCGACGCCTACGGATACGTCCTGGTGGCCACAGGACGAGCCCTGGTGATGGTCGACCCGATCATGAGCGTCTGGGACGCCTCGGCCGCCCAGCCGATCCTCGAGGAAGCTGGCGGCATCTTCACCGACTGGCAAGGCGAATCGACCGCACACCACCAAGAGGGGGTGGGGTGTGCCAAGAGCGTCCATGGCGAGGTTCTGGAGATCTTGCGGAAGTTCCCGCGGCAAGACTAG
- the hisN gene encoding histidinol-phosphatase has translation MNTSPEIADRLKLALELAVTAGRGTLKHFQKAGLVVDRKSDDSPVTVADREAETYIRNQLAERFPADGIIGEEFGVTEGTGDFRWIIDPIDGTKSFVAGVPLYGTLIGIEQAGQNVAGVIYIPGLDEMVYAAKGCGAWYKQGDAEPTLTRVSDAKSLADGVFVTSQVNTFARRDAFEAFNRLEKAAFITRTWGDCYGYLLVATGRAVAMVDPMLSVWDAAAIQPIMEEAGGAFVDWHGEPTIHSGEGIGANPHVMPEVLAICREYPRLP, from the coding sequence ATGAACACTTCGCCCGAAATCGCCGATCGTCTCAAGCTGGCCTTAGAGCTTGCCGTCACCGCCGGACGCGGAACGCTAAAACACTTTCAAAAGGCGGGATTGGTGGTCGACCGCAAGTCGGATGACTCGCCGGTAACGGTCGCTGATCGCGAGGCCGAAACCTATATACGCAACCAACTGGCCGAGCGGTTCCCGGCCGACGGCATTATTGGCGAAGAATTTGGAGTCACCGAAGGGACCGGCGACTTCCGCTGGATCATCGACCCGATCGACGGCACCAAGAGTTTTGTCGCCGGCGTGCCTCTCTACGGAACCCTGATCGGCATCGAGCAGGCGGGGCAGAACGTCGCCGGCGTGATCTACATCCCCGGCCTGGACGAGATGGTCTACGCCGCCAAGGGATGTGGCGCCTGGTACAAACAGGGAGACGCCGAGCCGACGCTGACCCGCGTCAGCGACGCGAAGTCGCTGGCCGACGGCGTCTTCGTCACATCGCAGGTCAACACCTTCGCCCGCCGAGACGCCTTTGAGGCCTTCAATCGTCTGGAAAAAGCGGCCTTCATCACCCGCACCTGGGGCGATTGTTACGGCTATCTGTTGGTGGCGACCGGCCGGGCCGTGGCGATGGTCGATCCCATGCTGAGCGTCTGGGACGCCGCGGCGATTCAGCCGATCATGGAAGAAGCCGGAGGCGCCTTCGTCGACTGGCATGGCGAGCCGACCATTCACAGCGGCGAAGGGATCGGCGCCAATCCGCATGTCATGCCCGAGGTGCTGGCGATCTGCCGCGAGTACCCGCGGCTGCCGTAA
- a CDS encoding ribosome-binding factor A has product MVLSGEIDDDRLPILHVVEVTPAPDSSRMLVTISADIAETDDDPNEILITLSEYADLLRMEVAAAIHRKKAPMLFFQFTPYANYPIDPTD; this is encoded by the coding sequence ATGGTTCTCTCGGGCGAGATCGACGATGATCGCTTGCCGATCCTGCACGTGGTCGAAGTCACTCCGGCGCCCGACAGTTCTCGTATGTTGGTAACGATCTCAGCCGACATCGCCGAGACCGACGATGACCCCAACGAGATTCTAATCACGCTCAGCGAGTACGCCGACTTGCTGCGTATGGAAGTCGCCGCGGCGATTCATCGGAAGAAGGCGCCGATGCTCTTCTTCCAATTTACTCCGTATGCGAACTATCCGATCGACCCTACCGATTGA